The genomic stretch TTCAATTCATGTTAAGGTGTAACCAGTGTTGACtttttccaggtaagtgtgtttaggctCACAACCTTTGGCAGCATTTAAAAACAGCTTAGTTACTACTTAGCTTGCTTTTATCAATTCAAAAGAGTGACTGCTCGCCACTCATCCAAACTGCATTTAAAGGAAGATAATTGGTGTTACAAAATACAACCTTATACTTTGAGAGGATATACAGCAATTACTTATTCTATGAGCAAACACATTTCTGGAACCCAGTGAAGTAAAAAATGCTTGGGATTTGGGCAGAGACAGTATTAAGCACACCCTCAAAATCTGGCTTTTACGGTTCATTTAGTGGGACTTCCTGCTGAGTAGAAATGgctaggactgagctgttagcaTGTAATGTGTCAATAGCTCATCATCAAGACATACCTGGAAACTGGCTAGCTGAACTGGAAAACAAGACCTTGCTACTGAATAGTAGTGGAGTTTGAGAAGGTTGAGTCATCAGCTTCCATGCGATTGCTGATGTTGTGACTTTGGAATCATCTTCAGTAGAGGCCTGATGTGCAGAAGTATTAAAAAATGACTTGGTAGCTAATGGTGTTGTCACCTCAGTTTTGGTTTCAGCAGCAGTATCTGATGGACTGTTTGATTCTGTATATGTACTCCAGTTGACATCTGCATTATACAGTGTGGTGATGTTGCCTCCTCCTTTTATGGATACAGTGGGCATTCCAGAGCTAGATACAGTAGCATTTCTTGCCTCATCAGTGGCCATTGTAATTGGCAGGTCATGGTTCCCAAGTGGTGGATAGTCTGTGGCCTGTAGTGATTGCACTACAATAAAGACCACAAGATACTGGAGATGATCATGGTATGTCCTTTTGTCCATTATAGCAGTTTGCTTTTCTTGATCACTTCTGCATTACTGTCTTTCTGTGaaagtacatttaaaaaaaacaatcacAAAGATGTGGAAATTAATAAAACCACTTTGGTTAGTATCTCTGAAGCAGCAGAGGGAGATATAAAGGAGCTGAAGATCTTAAACTCTGTTGTCCTCCTTATTTGGTTCTTCCATAGGGGTGCCCCTTTCTAGAATCCTGACAGGCTGGGGCTAAATACAtataggtgtgtgtcacttaacaagggggatatgttctccaatccctgttatgtgattaggttgttaagtgaacattcagcccaatctagtgcctttattgtggtaacagacactcccttccggaaactagctggctgcacaggctactggaaatagattgcttcttctttgcattaagagcccctTTGCTGTGCAAACAGacgctctgctgcaggctatgggagccctgactgcctcattaagagcctctttgttgtgctttgaccactgtcatatatgcagtctgttgttaaatggaaggttgttaagtgatgcacctGTATATTGAATCAATCTCCAATTGATTCTGCCCCTTGAGTGCTAAAAATGCTTAGAATTGAGACAACATAGGCCTTTCTCAACAAACACAATATTTCAATGGTTCAGTTCCAATGCCATTATTTATTGAAGCTGTCTGGTTCAAGAGAAATCCATCTCATGTTATCTCAGTTTGTTATTGGATTACTTAAACAATGAGatgaagtttgatttttttttttttaattcattttctaTCCAGTGCCATTTTCCCCCCATCAATCTTCGGCTGCAATGAGCAGGTCTTCAGCTCTCAGTCTAGAATGGCTGATCAGGGGTGAGGGGAACATGAAACAAAGCCTTGGTTTATTTTCCAATTCAGCAGCAGGATTAATTAAAGGTAAAGACAAGGAACAGTCTCTTATTGCTACCTGACAATTCTTGAGAGTCATACTGCAGTGACCAGAGTTTTTCTTTAAATATAGCTAACTCTGAGGCCTGGGAAACTACAGTGCTAGAATTCACCTCAGCTGAGAAAGGCTAGACAATTTAAATGTTCCAAAATAAGAAAATGCAAAATTGGACAATTCATGTTTTCAACATACCTCAAGCAGCTGTTTTTATGGAGTAATAGAAATGCCATACACCATTTATTATTCCACATTATTACATAACCGTGTCCAATTTTTTAAGTCTCCCATCTTCACTTGGTATTAATTGCATAGATTTTAACTCAGGTAGATTTAATGTTCTATTGCATTTCTATTCCTACTTCAGTTGCACAAATGTTAGGCAAGGCTATTAATATTGTTCCTTTTGCTATCGTGTTTGCTACATGCTGTTTTAAACATACGTATTTTTCTTAGTCTGTGATTGGGGCAGAGCATGTCATGAAACCACAGCAGGGGGGCTAGGTGACTTAGTTCCTGCCATAATTTTTATCCTGAGTGTGTGCCCCCATAACATTTTGAAAAACACACAAATTGGCTTTCAGCTAATGCTTTGGCTAAGAAAAGGAAATaatgtgggggtgtgtgtgcctgcAGTCTGAACAGAAACAGCAATAGAGGCTAAGAGCTAAAGCCCCACTGACCCACCTCCATGTGTTTTCAGCATTTCATGTGCCTCCTGCATGCTATTTaacaagaaggaaggaagagaaaacaAGGACCAAGGGCTTGCATTTATGGCAAAGTCTTGTTTGGTCTTAAGGGCAGCAATTGCTCAGctttttctggtgttttggtT from Tiliqua scincoides isolate rTilSci1 chromosome 4, rTilSci1.hap2, whole genome shotgun sequence encodes the following:
- the LOC136647646 gene encoding uncharacterized protein isoform X1, with the protein product MDKRTYHDHLQYLVVFIVVQSLQATDYPPLGNHDLPITMATDEARNATVSSSGMPTVSIKGGGNITTLYNADVNWSTYTESNSPSDTAAETKTEVTTPLATKSFFNTSAHQASTEDDSKVTTSAIAWKLMTQPSQTPLLFSSKVLFSSSASQFPAGARLKDSETILTIGFAIILALTILGFIVYLLNRYRKRRDQYSHHPLYNASSEIVDRYATPDDTLIISGGLYDAPRTYNPSLMVYEDEDLQIDHLPFSAQHGQYRLEFLPGEKEKSPSSTYETFQIPPGEL
- the LOC136647646 gene encoding uncharacterized protein isoform X2; the protein is MDKRTYHDHLQYLVVFIVVQSLQATDYPPLGNHDLPITMATDEARNATVSSSGMPTVSIKGGGNITTLYNADVNWSTYTESNSPSDTAAETKTEVTTPLATKSFFNTSAHQASTEDDSKVTTSAIAWKLMTQPSQTPLLFSSKVLFSSSASQFPGARLKDSETILTIGFAIILALTILGFIVYLLNRYRKRRDQYSHHPLYNASSEIVDRYATPDDTLIISGGLYDAPRTYNPSLMVYEDEDLQIDHLPFSAQHGQYRLEFLPGEKEKSPSSTYETFQIPPGEL